In Paenibacillus sonchi, the genomic stretch CGTGTCAGGCGGGCAGTTTGACTGGGGCGGTCGCCTCCTAAAGAGTAACGGAGGCGTTCAAAGGTTCCCTCAGAATGGTTGGAAATCATTCGAAGAGTGCAAAGGCAGAAGGGAGCTTGACTGCGAGACCTACAAGTCGAGCAGGGACGAAAGTCGGACTTAGTGATCCGGTGGTACCGCATGGAAGGGCCATCGCTCAACGGATAAAAGCTACCCTGGGGATAACAGGCTTATCTCCCCCAAGAGTCCACATCGACGGGGAGGTTTGGCACCTCGATGTCGGCTCATCGCATCCTGGGGCTGAAGTAGGTCCCAAGGGTTGGGCTGTTCGCCCATTAAAGCGGTACGCGAGCTGGGTTCAGAACGTCGTGAGACAGTTCGGTCCCTATCTGTCGTGGGCGTAGGAAATTTGAGAGGAGCTGTCCTTAGTACGAGAGGACCGGGATGGACGTACCGCTGGTGCACCAGTTGTTCCGCCAGGAGCATGGCTGGGTAGCTACGTACGGACGGGATAAGCGCTGAAAGCATCTAAGCGTGAAGCCCCCCTCAAGATGAGATTTCCCAGTATGTAAGACCCCTTGAAGACGACGAGGTAGATAGGTTGGAGGTGGAAGCACGGTAACGTGTGGAGCTGACCAATACTAATCGGTCGAGGGCTTATCCAATAAACTAAAATGCAATTTTCGTTTCGGATTCAGTTTTCAGGAATCAAATTCCTGTATGGATTTACATGGCTATATCAATTGGAGAGATACCCAAGTGGCTATAAGGGGACCCTCTGCTAAGGGGTTAGACTGCGTAAGCGGTGCGAGGGTTCGAATCCCTCTCTCTCCGCCATCTTAAATCCATTAATTATGTTATTGTGGCGGCGTAGCTCAGCTGGCTAGAGCGTACGGTTCATACCCGTGAGGTCGGGGGTTCGATCCCCTCTGCCGCTACCATACATACCTGGAGGCTTAGCTCAGCTGGGAGAGCATCTGCCTTACAAGCAGAGGGTCGGGGGTTCGAACCCCTCAGCCTCCACCATCTTTATGTTTTAAGCTTACCTTTACACCGTGCCGGTGTAGCTCAACTGGTAGAGCAACTGACTTGTAATCAGTAGGTTGGGGGTTCAAGTCCTCTCGCCGGCACCATTTTATTACAAATGCGGAACCGTGGTGTAGTTGGCCTAACATGCCTGCCTGTCACGCAGGAGATCGCGGGTTCGAATCCCGTCGGTTCCGCCATTTTTATTTGCTTCAGGGATGAGAATCCATAATGGGGTTGGTTAGATTTTCTTTTATGGCTCGGTAGCTCAGTCGGTAGAGCAAAGGACTGAAAATCCTTGTGTCGGGGGTTCGATTCCCTCCCGCGCCACCATATTACGGAGGCTTAGCGAAGTGGCCAAACGCATCAGACTGTAAATCTGCTCACGTACGTGTTCGGTGGTTCGAATCCATCAGCCTCCACCATTTTTATGAGCCATTAGCTCAGTTGGTAGAGCACCTGACTTTTAATCAGGGTGTCGAAGGTTCGAGTCCTTCATGGCTCATTCCAATCGAAAGTCATCACCATTCGGTGATGGCTTTTTTGTTTTATAGAAATTATTCAATGTCAAACAATGCGGAGATCCTGGAAGCCTCAGAGGATATAAGCGATGCAGGAGGATGGGGCTCCATCCGCGGACTGAAGCGGACTGAGGAGACCCTATTTTGCCAAAAATCTTACTTTTTCAGCAGTTACGGACTCAGTCGTTATATCGTTCGATGGAGCCTGGAATAGGAGTTCTAAGCAAGCCCAAAAGATGCTAAGCCTGCCTATAGTACAACGATCCGTCTTCAGTGCCCCTGTGATTTTGGAGCGGTGGGAATCCCTGCAGCTGTAAGTCCCGTAATGTTATTCACCTGCCAGAGTAATTTGTTCTTTATGAACCATTAGAAGCCATGTTCATGCCGGTTGAAGTTTGCCAGTCAGGCTGCGCTAACCCTGATAGTGTCTAAGGCGCATCTTGTTGAAAAATGTGATAAAATAAGCGAAAAGAGCAAAAGTGGTGGAGTATGGTGACGATGGATAGTGAGGTTTTGCGTCAAAAATTGGAGCAGCTCACCGGAAAGAGAACCGGAATCAAACAGCTTGGGAGGCAGCATTCGGCTTCCCTTTTTGGTATGGGTGCGGAAGATCAGGACCAGCCTGTGGTGCATGAGGGACGTTTATGGGTGCCTTTGTATGAGAACGATGAACGGGTAACAGCAATTTGGCTGGAGCTGGATGGGCTGACTCCAATGGAGGTGCAGCTGGTTAACTATGCGGCAAGAAATTTCGCAATCGCCCTTAAGGCAACGGGCCTGAAGGAAGAAGGGGAAATTGAGGCCCGCCAGCTCAGCGGGTGGTTGAATGCCCAATTGGAGCAGGAAAAGAATGAGGCGGAAATCCCTGACGAGATGACTTTGAAGGGACGGCTGGTGGGAGAGATGATCCCTTTCCTGCTGGTCAGCGAAAATGTTCATAACCCGCAGGTCACCTACCGTTCTCTGATGAAGCTGCTGCGCAGTTATTTCGAGAATGAAATTCTGCTTATCCCCCTGCAGGAGAAGGAATGGTTAATTTTAGCCCGTAAGGAACTGCTCACCGGCGGGGATGATAAGGAAGACGAGGAAGAGAGTGCTGATGACCTGCTGGCGCAGACCTGTATGGGACTGCATGAGCTGATTGCCAGCGAGTGGGTTGGGGTTTTCCATCTGGCGGTAGCACCTGCCATTATTCCTGTGAAAGGGTTAACCGGAGCGGTAGCCCTGCTGCGCGAAACGATTATACTGGGCCGGATTTTTCAGGTTGGGGACTACATTCATCTGCCATGGGAGCTTCATATGGAGCGGCTGGTTAACAGTATTCCCGATGAGCGCCGCAGGCAACTGCTTGGTCAGATCGGGGACTATTCCCCTGTGCTCGCGGACAAGGAAATGCTGCTTACTTTGGAGACTTTTTTTGAGATGGACTGCAATGTCAGTGAAACAGCCAAAAAGCTCTATATCCACCGGAATACGCTGCTGTACAGGCTGGACAAGATCAAACAGGAGACCGGAGCGGATGTCCGGAGCTTTGGAGATGCGGCTATTGTGAAGTTAGCCATGTTATTGTATAAAGTGACGAAAAGAAAATAGGTTTTTTGTGAACGTTACAAATAGCCAGCGCGGCATGTCTGAAGTAAGATAAATATACAAGAAAGCGATTTATTTTTTAATCCAATAATTGACTCGAGGGGGAAATACAATGGCAGGCGTTCGTTTAGAGCATATTTTCAAAAAATACCCGGGTTCCGATAAAGCGACAGTAATCGATATCAATCTTGATATTAAAGATAAGGAATTTCTGGTATTGGTCGGACCATCCGGTTGCGGTAAATCCACAACCCTGCGTATGATTGCCGGTCTGGAAGAAATCTCCGAAGGTAAGATGTACATTGGCGACCGTGTAGTCAATGACGTAGCTCCTAAAGACCGCGATATCGCGATGGTATTCCAATCCTACGCCTTGTATCCGCACATGAGTGTATATCAGAACATGGCATTCGGTTTGAAACTGCGTAAAGTGAAAAAAGAAGAAATCGACAAAAAAGTCCGCGAAGCTGCGAAAATCCTCGATATCGAACATTTGCTTGACCGCAAACCAAAAGCATTGTCCGGTGGTCAACGCCAACGTGTTGCCCTGGGCCGCGCGATCGTACGTGATCCGCAAGTCTTCCTGATGGATGAACCTCTCTCCAACTTGGATGCTAAACTTCGTGGTCAGATGCGTGCTGAAATCACTAAGCTGGTTAAACGTCTTGAAACCACTTGTATCTATGTAACACATGACCAGACAGAAGCTATGACAATGGGTGACCGTATCGTAGTTATGTATGATGGTATCATTCAACAAGCTGCTTCTCCTGAAGAATTGTACAATGAGCCTACAAACCTGTTCGTAGCCGGATTTATCGGTTCCCCTACAATGAACTTTATCAATGGTACACTGTCCGACGTTGGCGGCGCCGTACGCTTCCGCGCAGAGAACCTTGATGTTGAAGTACCAGGCGGCAAAGCCACGCTGCTGCGTAACAAAGGCTACATCGGCAAAGAAGTAATCATGGGTGTTCGTCCGGAAGATATTCACGAAGAACCAGTATTCCTGGAAGCTTCTCCGAACACGATCTTCACTTCGATGGTAGATGTTACTGAAAACCTGGGTCATGAAATGCTCTTGTACTTGAGCGGCGTTGGTGCCGGCACTGTAATCGCCCGTGTAGATGGACGTTCCACTACCCGTGAAGGCAGCAAGCCAAAATTGGCGATCGACATGAACAAAATCCACATCTTCGACAAGGAATCCGAACTTAACGTTCTGCTCGGATAAGATAGCGTAACCGTTTGAAGAAAGCCGCCTGAGAAGGCGGCTTTTTTAATAAACAGAAGCAGTTATATTTTGGGGGCTTTCTATACAGCGCATGATTTTGGACGGAAAGCCATGGCCCCACAATGTGGGGCTGTTTATTTTTTGCATACCACGGTTCTTGAGAGCCCTGCTTTTTTGCTGAGTCCGACAGAAGGAACAAGGCTATTATGATTGCATTCATAGGCGTTATCCATTAAGATAGCAGGAGAATTACCTGCGGCTGGGATAGGAACTGTTATTAACCAAATGCGGGCGAGCGGTTACCGCCGCTGGTGACGAAAGGACGGACACACATGGCTAAGAAGGTAAAAGTATCTGAATTGGTGCAGAATTTTCAGTTAGAGGTTGTTTCCGGACATGAGGGCTTGAAGAGACCGATTACAGTGGATGATTTGAATCGTCCCGGTCTGGAAATGGCTGGTTATTTTGAATATTACCCTGAAGAACGTGTTCAACTGCTGGGCAAGACCGAGCTGGCTTTTTTCTCCATGCTGCCGGACGAAGAACGTAAAAGCCGGATTCGCGGGATCTGTAATGATAATACGCCTTGTATCGTGATTACAAGAGCACTTGATGTACCGCAGGAGCTTATTGATATAAGCAACGAAAAAGGATTGCCGGTGCTGCGCAGCTCTATGGCAACTACGATATTTTCCAGCAGACTAACCAGCTTTTTGGAAGGCCGGCTGGCGCCTACAGCCACGATTCATGGCGTTCTCTGTGATGTATACGGTGTGGGTATGCTGATTACTGGCAGCAGCGGCATCGGTAAAAGTGAGACAGCGCTTGAGCTTGTAAAACGGGGGCACCGCCTGATTGCCGATGACGCGGTAGAAATCCGCCAAACCTCGGATAACCAGCTGCATGGGACGGCTCCGGAGCTTATCCGCCACCTGCTGGAAATTCGCGGTGTCGGTATAATCAATGTAATGACATTGTTTGGCGCAGGAGCGATCCGGAATCATAAACGCATTACGCTGGTAGTCAGACTGGAAGCCTGGCAGCAGGACAAGCAATATGACCGGCTCGGACTGGATGAGGAAACGACACGGATTATTGATACAGATGTGCCGCTTGTTACGATTCCCGTACGCCCAGGACGTAACCTTGCAGTTATTATCGAAGTGGCGGCAATGAACTATCGTTTGAAGCAGATGGGCTTCAATGCGGCGTTGCAGTTCACCAACAAGCTTACTGCCACCATATCTGAAGACATGGATGATTTGGACTAGGAGTGTGAGAGCATGTTTTTTTCGTTAGCGATTGATCCGATTGTCTTCTCCATCGGTTCACTGCCGGTTCACTGGTATGGTTTGATACTGGGTGTCGGCGCATTGGCCGGGTTATTTTTGGCGATCCAGGAAGGCAAGCGTTTCAACATTCCGCAGGAATTTTTCATGGATATGCTGCTGCTCGGTGTGCCGTCTGCGATCATTGGTGCACGGATTTATTTTGTGGCGTTCAAATGGGAGGATTACAAGGACAACCTTATTGATGTCTTCAAGATCTGGAACGGCGGGATCGCAATCTATGGCGCTCTGATCGGAGCTATAATTTGCGGTATTATTTATTTCCGTTACAAAGGGTATGCGTTCTGGCGCATTGCAGATATTTGCGCACCCGGACTGCTTGCGGGCCAGATGATCGGACGCTGGGGGAATTTCGTGAACCAGGAAGCCTATGGTGGCGTTGTGGAGGAATCCTTCCTGCGCGACAAGCTGCATCTTCCTGACTTTATAGTGAACCAGATGTACATAGGAGACGCCTTCCATCATCCGACTTTCCTGTATGAATCACTCTGGAGCCTGCTGGGCATTTTACTGCTGATGGTGCTGCGCCGGCAAAAGTTTGTGCGTGCAGGCGAGATTTTCCTGTCTTATTTCATTTGGTATTCCATCGGACGCTTCTTTATCGAAGCACTGCGTACAGACAGCCTGGCTTTCATGGGGAACAGCGGACTGGCCTCCTTCCTGAACGGATTATGGTCGCCAATGAAGTGGCTTGGTTTCGAACAGGGATATCTTGATCCGGCTTATGGAAATATCCGCAGCTCGCAGCTTTTAGCGCTGCTGACTATCTTAGCGGCTATAATACTAATCATTGTCCGGCGGGTAACAGGCCAGCCTAAGGACCATTACTCCGATCCTATTGTCAGCACCAAGGCTGCCGCAGCGGATGCTGTAGTTCCAGAAAGTGCCGCTCATACGCCGCAGAGTGCTCCACAGGTTAGACAACCGGAGCCGGAGAAAACGCCGGATGAATTACCGAAGGAGTAGCTGATTAATGATAGAATGTATACTGTTTGATCTGGACGGAACGATTGTAAATACCAACGAGCTGATTATCAGCTCGTTCATGCACACACTGAAGGAGAATAATCTGCCCCCGCTGACCCGGGAGCAGATTATTCCCTATATGGGGACTACGCTGCATCAGCAGTTGAGTGCTTTTTCCGGCCTGGAAGATACCAGCGCGCTGGAGCTGTCTTACCGTTCCTATAATTATGCTCACCACGATGAGCTGATTGGCTCTTTTCCCCATGTGAATGAGACAATGGAGGAGCTTGCGGGCCGCGGCATCAAGCTGGGGATTGTGACGACCAAGATTCGTCCAACCACAATCAAGGCGCTGGAGATGTTCGATCTGCTGAAGTACATGGAGACCATCGTGACAGTTAACGATGTAGTTCAGCCAAAGCCTCACGCAGAGCCGGTTCTGAAGGCTGTCAGCAACCTCGGCGTTGACCCGCGGAGAACACTGATGGTTGGAGACAGCCCTGTCGATATCCAGTCCGCCAAAGCGGCTGGGGTCCGTGTAGCTGCGGTAGCCTGGTCGCTAAAAGGTGAAGACGTACTGCGCAAATATGAGCCCGATTATATCATCCATGATATGAAGGACATCTTCGGTATCGTGGACCAGGGGACGATGGAACCGTGAGAAGAGTAACCCGCTATCCCGTGGAAGGGCACAACTCCCTTTGGTACATCTACCGCACGGTCAGCCCGTGGAAAGGTGTGCGTAATTTTATCTTTATACAGATTGCCCGTTATTGTCCGATTCTGCCGGTTAAGAACTGGATATACCGTAACGTCCTGGGCATGAAGGTGGGCAAGCACACTGCGTTTGGGCTGATGGCGATGGTAGATGTATTTTTCCCGGAAAAGATTACGGTGGGCGAAAACTCTGTGATCGGCTATAATACCACAATTTTGGCCCATGAATACCTGATCAAGGAATACCGGCTGGGTGAAGTCATTATCGGCGAAAATGTACTGATTGGTGCCAATACGACGATTCTTCCTGGCGTAATCATCGGAGATGGAGCAGTTATAGCGGCCGGATCAGTAGTGCACAAGGATGTGGCGGCAGGTTCCTTTGTCGGGGGCAACCCGCTTAGGGAGCTGCGTCCGTCGGCCAGGAATGATAGGGATGCCACCGAAGATAATGATGTTATGTGAAAGACTGCCCTGCAGTATGGTTGCGTGCACT encodes the following:
- the ppaX gene encoding pyrophosphatase PpaX; this encodes MIECILFDLDGTIVNTNELIISSFMHTLKENNLPPLTREQIIPYMGTTLHQQLSAFSGLEDTSALELSYRSYNYAHHDELIGSFPHVNETMEELAGRGIKLGIVTTKIRPTTIKALEMFDLLKYMETIVTVNDVVQPKPHAEPVLKAVSNLGVDPRRTLMVGDSPVDIQSAKAAGVRVAAVAWSLKGEDVLRKYEPDYIIHDMKDIFGIVDQGTMEP
- a CDS encoding ABC transporter ATP-binding protein, which translates into the protein MAGVRLEHIFKKYPGSDKATVIDINLDIKDKEFLVLVGPSGCGKSTTLRMIAGLEEISEGKMYIGDRVVNDVAPKDRDIAMVFQSYALYPHMSVYQNMAFGLKLRKVKKEEIDKKVREAAKILDIEHLLDRKPKALSGGQRQRVALGRAIVRDPQVFLMDEPLSNLDAKLRGQMRAEITKLVKRLETTCIYVTHDQTEAMTMGDRIVVMYDGIIQQAASPEELYNEPTNLFVAGFIGSPTMNFINGTLSDVGGAVRFRAENLDVEVPGGKATLLRNKGYIGKEVIMGVRPEDIHEEPVFLEASPNTIFTSMVDVTENLGHEMLLYLSGVGAGTVIARVDGRSTTREGSKPKLAIDMNKIHIFDKESELNVLLG
- the hprK gene encoding HPr(Ser) kinase/phosphatase — encoded protein: MAKKVKVSELVQNFQLEVVSGHEGLKRPITVDDLNRPGLEMAGYFEYYPEERVQLLGKTELAFFSMLPDEERKSRIRGICNDNTPCIVITRALDVPQELIDISNEKGLPVLRSSMATTIFSSRLTSFLEGRLAPTATIHGVLCDVYGVGMLITGSSGIGKSETALELVKRGHRLIADDAVEIRQTSDNQLHGTAPELIRHLLEIRGVGIINVMTLFGAGAIRNHKRITLVVRLEAWQQDKQYDRLGLDEETTRIIDTDVPLVTIPVRPGRNLAVIIEVAAMNYRLKQMGFNAALQFTNKLTATISEDMDDLD
- the lgt gene encoding prolipoprotein diacylglyceryl transferase produces the protein MFFSLAIDPIVFSIGSLPVHWYGLILGVGALAGLFLAIQEGKRFNIPQEFFMDMLLLGVPSAIIGARIYFVAFKWEDYKDNLIDVFKIWNGGIAIYGALIGAIICGIIYFRYKGYAFWRIADICAPGLLAGQMIGRWGNFVNQEAYGGVVEESFLRDKLHLPDFIVNQMYIGDAFHHPTFLYESLWSLLGILLLMVLRRQKFVRAGEIFLSYFIWYSIGRFFIEALRTDSLAFMGNSGLASFLNGLWSPMKWLGFEQGYLDPAYGNIRSSQLLALLTILAAIILIIVRRVTGQPKDHYSDPIVSTKAAAADAVVPESAAHTPQSAPQVRQPEPEKTPDELPKE
- a CDS encoding PucR family transcriptional regulator; its protein translation is MDSEVLRQKLEQLTGKRTGIKQLGRQHSASLFGMGAEDQDQPVVHEGRLWVPLYENDERVTAIWLELDGLTPMEVQLVNYAARNFAIALKATGLKEEGEIEARQLSGWLNAQLEQEKNEAEIPDEMTLKGRLVGEMIPFLLVSENVHNPQVTYRSLMKLLRSYFENEILLIPLQEKEWLILARKELLTGGDDKEDEEESADDLLAQTCMGLHELIASEWVGVFHLAVAPAIIPVKGLTGAVALLRETIILGRIFQVGDYIHLPWELHMERLVNSIPDERRRQLLGQIGDYSPVLADKEMLLTLETFFEMDCNVSETAKKLYIHRNTLLYRLDKIKQETGADVRSFGDAAIVKLAMLLYKVTKRK
- a CDS encoding acyltransferase yields the protein MRRVTRYPVEGHNSLWYIYRTVSPWKGVRNFIFIQIARYCPILPVKNWIYRNVLGMKVGKHTAFGLMAMVDVFFPEKITVGENSVIGYNTTILAHEYLIKEYRLGEVIIGENVLIGANTTILPGVIIGDGAVIAAGSVVHKDVAAGSFVGGNPLRELRPSARNDRDATEDNDVM